ACGAGGACGGCCTGCCGGGCGGCGGCGAGCATGGGCGCCAGGGTGGATTTTCCGGTGCCGCGTAACCCCTCCAGGCTCTCGAAGCGAGGGCGATCAGGCACGGCCGTACACCACGTCCGGTACCGCGAGGGTGAGCTCGTCGACGGACGAGGGCTTGTGGACGATGTGCCCTGCCGCCTTCTCGTACCAGAAGGCGTGCGCGTCCTTCCCCACGGCCTTGCAGGACATGGTCAGCGCACCACGCGGGTCGACCTCGATGCGGTCGATCTCGCGAGGACCGTCGGAGGGGGCGCACACCTGCGGGGCACCGTCCTCGGAGAGGTCCTCGTCGACGATCACTTCCAAGGGCAGATCGGCTGACGCCAGCTCGTCCCGAAGTCCGCCGTAGGCGGAAGGGGAGGTGACCAGCAGCTCGGGATGATCGGCGGCGTTGCCGACCGGCCGCAGGTGGTGGAGCTTGAGCTGCCGGACCCCGAGTTCCGCCAAGGCCCTTCCGAGGGGCAGGACTTCGGCGATGTTCCGCGAGGTGACGGTCATGGTCGCACCGGTCGGAACGCCGAGATCCCGAGCCAGACCGAGCGCCTCCAGGGCGCTCTTGTAGCTGCCCTGCTTTCGGATGCCGTCGTTTGTCGACCCGACGCCCTCCAGCGAAACCCTGAGTAGGTCCAGCGAGGGGGCGATCTCGGTCAGGCGGCGCTCGATGCGGTACCCATTGGTGCAGATCTCGACGCGCAGGCCCAGTTCCTCCTTGGCGTGGCGGACGACCTGGGCGAGGTCCCGGTGGACGAAGGGCTCTCCGCCGAGCAGGGTCACGGCCTCGGTGCCGTACTGGTCCCGCATCAGGGTGAGGAGATCCGCGGCTTCGTCGACGGTGAAGGCGTCGGCGTACTGAAGCCGCTTGCCGTGGAAGCAGTGCAGGCACGTGAAGTTGCAGCGGTAGAGCAGCTGCAGGTACAGCATGCGGATCTTCTTGATCCCGGTGACTTCCTCGATCACGTCGGCTCCTTCGGCTGGTTGCCTGGTGGGAGCCTGATAGTGGCCTTCTGCTCGGGGACCTCGACACCGCGTTCGGGGACGGTCCAAGGACGTCCTGGGACGTTTCAGTGACCTGCGAAGGACTCCAGGATGCCGAGGACACGCTTCGTGTCCGACAGGTCGGGCAGGACTTCGACGGCTCCGGCGGCGGTCAGTTCCTCCTGGCTGTGGATGCCGGAGGCGACAGCGAGGACGCCGGAGCCTGTGGTCAGAGCCGCTTCCACGTCACGAGGGGTGTCCCCCACGAGGACGGTGGGAATGTGGGCCGGAACACCATGAAGCCGCTGTGCGCGCTCGCGGGCGACAGCGACCAGGTGGGGGCGGAGTTCGGCGTCCGCTCCGTAGGCGCCGACCGGTAGATCAAGCAGGGAGTCGAGGCCGAACGCGGCAAGCTTCACAAGGGCGTTGGCGGAGATGTTGCCGGTGAGTACGGAGGAGACCCAACCGGTCTGAGCCGAGGCGGCTTTCAGGGCGTCGTGCACACCGGGCAGGGCGGCCCCACGCCTGCGCAGCTCCTCCAGGCGCGCCTCCCCTGCCTGGGCGAGCGCCGTCTCGACGAAGGGCCAGTCGGGCACGGATAGCCCTTCGCGGACGAACATGTCGCGCATGATCAGCCGATCCGTACGCCCCTCAGTACGCGCGGGCTCCGCGGGCTCCCGACCCGAGAGGGCACGAAAGGCAGCGGCGTAGATCTCCTTGCTGACCCCCGCGTTCTCGATGAGGGTGTGGTCGATGTCCCACAGGACGAAGAGCTCCATGCCGCCAGAGTAGGCAGTCCGCGAGGTTCCACTACAGCGGACTGCGTCCCAAAACGTCCTTGCGCGATCACGCGCCGTGCCGATTCGATGGCAGCTGTGAACAACCGACTGCGCACCGTGCTCGGCCAACGCGGCGTCTCGCCCGACGCACTCGCCGAGATCTGCGAGGTAGATCCCAAGACGGTCAGCCGATGGCTGGGCGGACGGATCCCCCATGCACGGCACCGCTTCCGCGTCGCGCGACACCTGCGCGTCGAAGAGACCTTTCTCTGGCCCGAGCCGTCCAAGCGTCCAGGCCGGCCGAAGGACGGGTTAGGCACAGAGCTGGTCGGCACCTACCAGAACCGAGCCAGCGTGCCCCGGGACGTATGGCTCGCACTGCTGCGAGAGGCGCGGCACGAGATCGGCGTCCTCGTCTTCTCCGGCACCTTCTTCGCCCAGTCCAACCCCCACGTCGCCAAGATGCTCTCCGAACGTGCCGCCGAGGGCGTCCGGGTGCGCCTGTGCTTCGGCGACCCCGACGGGCAGGCAGTCGCCGTACGGGGTCGCGAGGAGGGAATCGGCGACACCCTCGCCGCCAAGATCCGCGCATCACTGACGTACTACCGCCCGCTGTTGGGCGAGGCTGGGTGCGGCGTACGACTCCACGACACCACCCTCTACACATCCATGTTCCGCTACGACGACAACCTGCTCGTCAACCCGCACATCTGGGGCCAACCGGCCAGCGCCAACCCCAGCGCTGCGTGAGCGGACTGGGTGGCACTAGGGTGGACCCGGCGTCATGGTGATCACGGTCGGACGCCTCTGATCTGGGGAAACGGGATTCTGCGGCGCCGCTCAGCACCACCCAGGATGATCTTGCAGGCCCTCGTAATGCGTAGGTCTCGGGTTCGAATCCCGAAGGCGGCTCCATGCGAAGCCCGGCTCAGACACCTCTGAGCCGGGCTTCCGTGGTTCTCGGGATGATTGCCGCCGAGGTCACTCCTCCAGGCCGTTGCCCCAGATCCAGGCGGCGATGCCGACCCGGTTGCGGACGCTCAGCTTGCGCTGGATGTTGGCGACATGGGTCTTGGCCGTGCCGGCCGAGATGAACAGCTCGGTCCCGATCTCCGCGTTGGTCATTCCCTTGGCGACCAGGCGGGCGATCTCCGTTTCCCTGCTCGTCAGGGCGTCCATCGGCTGCGCGGGCCTGGGGCGGCCGGCGTTCCGGTGGTGTTGCAGCAGGCTGATCGTGAGGGAGGGGCTGATCAGTGTGTCGCCCGCCATCGCGGCGCGTACCGCCTCCACCAGCAGCGTCGGGCCCGAGCGCTTCAGGAGGAAGCCGCAGGCGCCGTTGCGCAGCGCCGTGTGGGCGTACTCGTCGAGTCCGAAGGTCGTCACCACCACCACGCGCATCGGATGCTCGACGTCGGGTCCGGCGAGCCGCCGGGTGACCTCCAGGCCGTCCAGGCGCGGCATGCGGATGTCGGCCAGCACGACGTCCGGGTTCAGCTTCGCGGCGAGTTCTACGGCTTCCAGGCCGTCGCGCGCCTCGCCGATCACCTCCATGTCGGGCTGAGAATCCAGGATGAGGCGGAATCCGAGGCGTACGGATTCCTGGTCGTCGGCGAGGAGGATGCGAACTGTCACGGTGCGTACGGTAGTTCGCTCTGGAAACGACGAGCCAGCGGAAACGTGTGCGCGTCAAGCCCGCGTAGGCACATCTGCCGTTCGGGAGATGTGCCGAACGGCCCTGCCAGGAAGGCTGGTCGGCGAGGCGATCCAAGGAGGAAGCATCATGACCCAGGTGGTCGAGCACCCGTCATCGCGGACAGCGGGCGGTGCCGAGGGTGTCCCAGGTCCGGTGGGCGAGCGGTTCGACAGGGCGGCCCTGATCGGCTACGTGGCCTTTCTCGCGCTCCTCCTCTACGGGCTCGCCCACACCTACTGGGCCCTCGGCGGGGACGGCTTCCCGTTCGGTGCCGACGACGCCAATCCGGAGTACTCGGCCTTCGAGCACGTCGGCCGCGACCGGTTGGCGCCGTGGATCGCGGGCGGGTTCCTGGGCAGCGCGGCGGTGGCTCTCCTCCTTGCCCTGCCGGGCCGCCGGCGGATACCCGCCCGGGTGCTGGTGGGCGCCTCCGGGTTCTCGGCCGCCGCGGTGTTCTGCGCGCTCGCCGACTTCCGCATCCTCGGCAATCTCGCCTATGTCTTCATGCTGAAGTTCGGCGCGATCAACTGGACCGTGATCAACCAGCTGTTCGCGGTGGTCTCGGTGGGCCTCATGCTCGCCTCGGCGATCGTCTACCAGCGCCGCACCTCCGGCGCGTGCACCGGCTGCGGGCGTACCGGCTCGGGTGCCGGATGGACCACGCCGGAGGCCGCGGCCCGCTGGGGCAAGCGGGCCGCCTGGACGGCAGTCGCCGTCCCGCTGCTCTATGCCAGCACGCGGTGGGCCTGGGCCCTGGGTATTCCGCTCGGCATCTCCGAGGAGCTGTGGGAGGAGGGCAAGGAGGACAACCTCTGGATCGCCGGCGCCGCGCTCGCCACCATGGGAGCGCTCGGCTCGCTGCTCACTCTGGGCCTGGTGCAGCGCTGGGGCGAGGTCTTCCCCCGGTGGATGGTGGGCCTCAGGGGGCGGCGGGTGCCGTTGAGCCTGGCCGTCGTTCCGGCCACGCTGGTCTCCGTCATGGTGACGATCGCCGGGGTCATGTACATCCGGCTGCACTTCCAGGGGGCCTTCGACAACCAGAGGGACGACTGGGGGGCCACGGTTCCGGAGATGATCTGGCCGGTGTGGGGCATCGCCCTGGCCGCCGCCACGCTCGCCTACTACTTCCGGCGGCGTGGGGCGTGCAGGCGCTGCACCCGCGGCTGAGGCGAGCCGGTACGGGCAGGCGCCGCGGCGGGACGGCCTCAGCTCAGTGGCAGGACCGCGGTGACCTGCCAGCCGTGTTCCCCGTGAACGCCGAACTCCAGGGTCCCTCCGAGCGCCCGGGTGCGTTCGGCGAGCCCCGCCAGGCCGCTGGCCCCCTGCCGCCCCCGGTCACCCAGGCGCCCGTCGCCCGGATCGCCGACGGTGGCAGGGCCGTTCGTCACGGACACGGAGAGCACCGGCTCCGGGCGATCCGGTTCGGGCGTCACGGACACGGTCACCCAGGGCGCGCCGCCGGCGTGCCGCCGTACGTTGGTCAGCGCCTCCACCACCACGCGGTGGGCCGTGCTCGCCACTTCGCGGGGGATTCGGGCGAGCTGCTCGGGCAACCCGGTCATGTCCAGTCGGACGTCGCTCCGGCCCGCCGCGCGGAACCGGTCCACGACGTCCACGATGTCCTCCAGGTCGTACGCGACGGGCGGTGACGCGTTCGTCGCGCCCCGGTCGGCCGGGACCGTTTCGTCGGAGGACCTGAGCATGTGGACCGTACGGTCCAGGGAGCCGAGGGCCTGGAGACCGGAGGCCTCGATCTGCTGGAGGAGCGGCGCGATCTTCTCCGGCTGCTCCGCGCCGATCACCTGGGCCGCCTGTGCCAGCACGACGATGCCCGAGACGTCGTGGGCGACGAAGTCATGCAGATCGCCCGCCAGTTGGAGGCGCTGAGTGAGCCGGGCCTCGTGCACCGCACGGATCCTTCGGGTCTCCAGGGCGCGCAGACCGCCGCCCGCGGCGGCCGCTGCGATGGCGCCGAGCGCGAAGAACGAGCTCTGCGCGGCGGCTTCCCGTGCGGTCGGGGGGAGGTGGAGCCGCAGGAGCGCCGTCGAGGCCAGAATCCCGAGCACGGTGCAGAGCACGAAGGCCTGCCGGGTAGTCCCGGCGTACCGGGCGACCAGGCAGACGAGCAGCAGAAGCGCCGTGATCTCCACCAGGGTGGCGACGCCGGTCGCCGCCGCCCGGGCCGGAGGGGCCCCGAACAGGGTGCCCAGGGCGGAGCTCGCCGCCACCGCGGCCGCGGCCGCCGGGACCAGCCGGTCCCTGCCGTGCAGCGAGGCCACGGCGAGGGCGCCCAGCACCGCGACCACCATGGGCAGGGCCGCGCGCCAGCCGGCTGACGGGCCCGTCAGCAGACCGGCCGGCACCGCGAGCAGCGCCAGAACCGCGCAGACCGGGCCGACGGTGCGCTCCCGGAGGCGGGCCGGGGTGAAGTCCCCCGCAGTCGTCCCCATTTCCTGGATTCTACGTACCCGTCAGGTTCTTCCCGGCTCTGGTGGGCCGGTGCTCCCGGAAGCCCTAACTGCCGCTCCACGAAGCGATATTCTTCGACGCGACATCCTCTACCGGCGGTGGCCATGCTGCGGATCGGCAACTCATTCACCCAACTCCCCTTATGTGTCGGTCCTCTTCGCTCGGCCTCCCGTCCACCGACTCCCCATCGCCCAGCGCCTCAGAGCAAGGATGACCGGATGAACGTCGGCACTTCCCGCACCGCACCGCCAGTGAAAGTCGTCGCGGATGGATGGCTGCGTCGCTACACCGCGCCGGCGGACGTCCGCCGCAGGCTCGTGGTCCTGCCGCACGCGGGCGGCTCGCCCGGCTTCTTCCACCCCTGGGCCGCCGCGCTGGACAGCGGTACGGAGCTGCTGGTCGCGAGCTACCCCGGACGCCACGACCGGCTGGGCGAACCCTGCGTCACGGCGATGGACGAGCTGGCCGACCGGGTGACCGAAGCGGTCCTCCCCTTCCACGACGTACCGCTGTCGCTCTTCGGCCACAGCATGGGAGCCTCGCTCGCCTACGAGGTGGCGCTGCGCCTGAGGCACCGGCACGGGAGGAGCCCGGCGGCGCTGCACGTGTCGAGCCGTACGCCGCCGCACCGCCTGACCCCACGGGACCTGCACGAACAGGGCGACGACGCGTTGATCGAGGAGGTGCGCCGGCTCGGCGGCACCGACGAGTCGGTCCTCGGCGAC
The nucleotide sequence above comes from Streptomyces sp. NBC_01116. Encoded proteins:
- a CDS encoding thioesterase II family protein; the protein is MNVGTSRTAPPVKVVADGWLRRYTAPADVRRRLVVLPHAGGSPGFFHPWAAALDSGTELLVASYPGRHDRLGEPCVTAMDELADRVTEAVLPFHDVPLSLFGHSMGASLAYEVALRLRHRHGRSPAALHVSSRTPPHRLTPRDLHEQGDDALIEEVRRLGGTDESVLGDPDLREIILPAIRADFTIVGTYGPRPADPVGCPVYAYIGDEDPNTSVEDMSAWSDVAPDGFRLDVLPGGHFYLVEQHKPLLRSVLARLHSADDGPGSS
- a CDS encoding HAD family hydrolase — encoded protein: MELFVLWDIDHTLIENAGVSKEIYAAAFRALSGREPAEPARTEGRTDRLIMRDMFVREGLSVPDWPFVETALAQAGEARLEELRRRGAALPGVHDALKAASAQTGWVSSVLTGNISANALVKLAAFGLDSLLDLPVGAYGADAELRPHLVAVARERAQRLHGVPAHIPTVLVGDTPRDVEAALTTGSGVLAVASGIHSQEELTAAGAVEVLPDLSDTKRVLGILESFAGH
- a CDS encoding helix-turn-helix transcriptional regulator; translation: MNNRLRTVLGQRGVSPDALAEICEVDPKTVSRWLGGRIPHARHRFRVARHLRVEETFLWPEPSKRPGRPKDGLGTELVGTYQNRASVPRDVWLALLREARHEIGVLVFSGTFFAQSNPHVAKMLSERAAEGVRVRLCFGDPDGQAVAVRGREEGIGDTLAAKIRASLTYYRPLLGEAGCGVRLHDTTLYTSMFRYDDNLLVNPHIWGQPASANPSAA
- a CDS encoding radical SAM protein, producing the protein MIEEVTGIKKIRMLYLQLLYRCNFTCLHCFHGKRLQYADAFTVDEAADLLTLMRDQYGTEAVTLLGGEPFVHRDLAQVVRHAKEELGLRVEICTNGYRIERRLTEIAPSLDLLRVSLEGVGSTNDGIRKQGSYKSALEALGLARDLGVPTGATMTVTSRNIAEVLPLGRALAELGVRQLKLHHLRPVGNAADHPELLVTSPSAYGGLRDELASADLPLEVIVDEDLSEDGAPQVCAPSDGPREIDRIEVDPRGALTMSCKAVGKDAHAFWYEKAAGHIVHKPSSVDELTLAVPDVVYGRA
- a CDS encoding response regulator, producing MTVRILLADDQESVRLGFRLILDSQPDMEVIGEARDGLEAVELAAKLNPDVVLADIRMPRLDGLEVTRRLAGPDVEHPMRVVVVTTFGLDEYAHTALRNGACGFLLKRSGPTLLVEAVRAAMAGDTLISPSLTISLLQHHRNAGRPRPAQPMDALTSRETEIARLVAKGMTNAEIGTELFISAGTAKTHVANIQRKLSVRNRVGIAAWIWGNGLEE
- a CDS encoding sensor histidine kinase; the protein is MGTTAGDFTPARLRERTVGPVCAVLALLAVPAGLLTGPSAGWRAALPMVVAVLGALAVASLHGRDRLVPAAAAAVAASSALGTLFGAPPARAAATGVATLVEITALLLLVCLVARYAGTTRQAFVLCTVLGILASTALLRLHLPPTAREAAAQSSFFALGAIAAAAAGGGLRALETRRIRAVHEARLTQRLQLAGDLHDFVAHDVSGIVVLAQAAQVIGAEQPEKIAPLLQQIEASGLQALGSLDRTVHMLRSSDETVPADRGATNASPPVAYDLEDIVDVVDRFRAAGRSDVRLDMTGLPEQLARIPREVASTAHRVVVEALTNVRRHAGGAPWVTVSVTPEPDRPEPVLSVSVTNGPATVGDPGDGRLGDRGRQGASGLAGLAERTRALGGTLEFGVHGEHGWQVTAVLPLS